The Littorina saxatilis isolate snail1 linkage group LG1, US_GU_Lsax_2.0, whole genome shotgun sequence nucleotide sequence AATACATGCTGTCATTCATGGAACTGTTCACAATCAAGTTCATCCAATACATGCTGTCATTCATAGAACTGTTCACAATCAAGTTCATCCAATACATGTTGTCATTCATGGAACTGTTCACAATCAAATTCATCCAATACATGCTGTCATTCATGGAACTGTTCACAATCAAGTTCATCCAATGCATGCTGTCATTCATGGAACTGTTCACAATCAAGTTCATCCAATACATGCTGTCATTCATGGAACTGTTCACAATCAAGTTCATCCAATACATGCTGTCATTCATGGAACTGTTCACAATCAAGTTCATCCAATGCATGCTGTCATTCATGGAACTGTTCACAATCAAGTTCATCCAATAGATGCTGTCATTCATGGAACTGTTCACAATCAAGTTCATCCAATGCAT carries:
- the LOC138954629 gene encoding dynein heavy chain-like — encoded protein: MSFMELFTIKFIQYMLSFMELFTIKFIQYMLSFMELFTIKFIQYMLSFIELFTIKFIQYMLSFMELFTIKFIQYMLSFMELFTIKFIQCMLSFMELFTIKFIQYMLSFMELFTIKFIQYMLSFMELFTIKFIQCMLSFMELFTIKFIQ